A region of the Longimicrobium sp. genome:
TAGCGAGGCAGAATCGATCATCCCCCCTCGCCTCCTTCGCCAGCCAGGCGCCGGAGCGCGTCTCCGGCCACGCGAAACACCGTCCAGTCGTCCATCGGCTGCACGCCCAGCGAGCGGTAGAAGCGGATCGCGCTCTCGTTCCAATCCAGCACCCACCATTCCAGTCTCCCGCAGCCGCGCTCGACGGCCAGCCGCGCCAGGTGGGCCAGCAGCGCGCGCCCGATCCCCTTCCCCCGCGCCTCGGGGCGGACGTACAGGTCTTCGAGGTAGATGCCCGGGCGGCCGAGGAAGGTGGAGTAGTTGTGGAAGAAGAGCGCGAACCCCGCCGGCTCGCCGTCCGCCTCGGCGATCGCCACCTCGGCGTACGGCCGCGCGCCGAACAGCGTCTCGCGCAGCCCTTCCTCCGTCGCCACGACCTCGTGCGCCAGCCGCTCGTACTCGGCCAGCTCGCGGATGAAGCGGAGGATGAGCGAGACGTCGGCCCCGGTGGCGGCGCGGATCATCGGCGGGGTGGGGCGAGGAGACGGGATCAGCGGAAGAGGTCGAGCGCCTCGTCTTCCCAGCGGTGGCCGAAGGTGGTCCAGCCGGTGGCGGTGCGCGCCGGGAAGCCGCTGCGGCACCACCCCCGCCGCGCCGCGAAGTCGTAGACGGCGACGGGGTGCTGGTCCAGCCGCAGCATGGCCTTCAGCCCATCGTCGGACCAGCCGACCTCGACCAGGCGGATGCGAGGCGGCACCTCGTCCACGTTGTAGATGCCGAGCGCGTCCACGATTGGCGTGTCCCCCGGCCAGTCGGGGTCCACGGCGTAGAAGTACCCCGTCAGCCCGTCGTCCTCGAAGACGGTGGTGAAGCGCTCCGCATGCGACGGGCCCTCGATGACGAACGGCTCGCCGGGCCGCGAATCGTGCGCGGCGACCACGCGGACGCGCATCGGCTGGTACGTCATCGCCGCGATCCGGGGAACGGGGAGATGCCCGTCACTTCTTCCCTTCCCCATCGCCCGCGCCGCCCTCTTCCTCCTCGTCCTCATCCGCATCGTCCAGCCCGCCCATCCCGGGGAAGCCGCCGAGGCCTTCCATGCCACCGGGGAAGCCGAGCGCGGAGAGATCGCCGAAGCCCTCGAGGCCGCCGGGGAAGCCGCCCATCCCGCCCAGCATTTCCTGCAGCCCCTGCATCATCTCCTCCAGGCCGTCCGCGCTCTGCGGCATCTGCCCGGCGCTCTGCATCAGGCCGCGCATCATCTCCTCCATCCTCCCGCCGCCCAGGCCGCCACCGAAGTCGAAGCCGCCCGGCGCGGGGCCCAGGTCGGCGAAGATGCGCACCTCGCAGATCGCCTCGCCGCGGCGCTGGAAGAGCGCCATCCCGGCCTGCGGCGGCACCTCGGCGCCGTCCCACCGCGTGGTGACGTACTCCAGCGCGCACGCCTGGCCGTCGTCCGTCGCCGCGCAGGGGGTGAGGACGATGGCGCCCTCCTCGCCGATGCGCGCGCCGTACTGCCGGCGGACGCTGTCCTCGGCGCTGACCCACGGCAGGGGGACGGGGACCAGGCACTGCGCGTCGTACGTCGCCGCCACGCCCGCGATGTCGTCCGCCGCCAGCGCCTGGAGATGGCGGGAGATGACATCGGGAAGATGGAGATCGGCGGCCGGCTGCAGCACCGGCGCGCGCTCGCCGCGGCGGCCGCGCGCGGCGGCGGGCGACCAGTACGCGCGCAGCTCGCGGAAGCCGCCCTCCGCCCGCTCCCACACGCATGCCGCGGGAAGGAACGTCGTCTGCCCGCCCGCGGCGGTGACGATCATCCCGTGCGCCACCACGCGTTCCGGCGTCTCCACCACCCCCGCCGGCGTGTACTGCGCGCCCCCCTCGAACACCGCGCGCGCCGAGGCGACCAGCCGCTCGATCCCCGCCCCGTCCGTGCGGCCGACGAGCGGGTCGTCCAGCGCCGGCTCGCCCCCGAACAGCTTGCGGACCGCCGCCGCGTCGCCCGCCAGCAGCGCGGGAAAGTAGCCGTGCGCGGGAAGGCTGGCCTGCGCGGAGAGCGCCGCGATCTGCGCCAGCGCCTCGTCGGTCCCGGGCGCGCCGGCCAGGTGCGTGCGCAGCATCTCCATCGCGTCGCCGGGATGTTCGCCGCCGTGCGCTTCGTGGTCCTCGTCGCCGCCCAGGTGCACGAGCTGCGGCTCCAGCTCGATCGCGTCGCCCTGCCAGATGCACCCGTAGCCGATGCCCACGGAGTGCTCGGGCAGCCCCAGCACCTCGGCCAGGTCGCCGTGGCGCGCGGTCTCGAAGCGGTAGTCCACGCTCTTCGACGGCGCGCGGAGAATGCGCTCCACCGTCTGCGGCGAGCCGCGCCCGAACGCGGCACAGAGGACCGCCGCGTCGCCG
Encoded here:
- a CDS encoding GNAT family N-acetyltransferase, translating into MIRAATGADVSLILRFIRELAEYERLAHEVVATEEGLRETLFGARPYAEVAIAEADGEPAGFALFFHNYSTFLGRPGIYLEDLYVRPEARGKGIGRALLAHLARLAVERGCGRLEWWVLDWNESAIRFYRSLGVQPMDDWTVFRVAGDALRRLAGEGGEGG
- a CDS encoding DUF2251 domain-containing protein, whose product is MTYQPMRVRVVAAHDSRPGEPFVIEGPSHAERFTTVFEDDGLTGYFYAVDPDWPGDTPIVDALGIYNVDEVPPRIRLVEVGWSDDGLKAMLRLDQHPVAVYDFAARRGWCRSGFPARTATGWTTFGHRWEDEALDLFR